The Syngnathus acus chromosome 12, fSynAcu1.2, whole genome shotgun sequence genome contains the following window.
TTAGtatgtttttgtcacacatTTGTTGTCATCAGCAGGCCACATTCACTCCGTTATGCCAGAGGTTTATCCACGAGACGAGATCTTTCAAGTTGGCAGTAAAGCTACCTTCTGCTGTGTTCTACCAACGGGAGGAGTTTTGAGGAAACTGTATCTAACTGGACAAAGCAGCACTAACCGGGAGATTAGCAAGATCAACAATCATACATATACCCTGACTGTCGACTTGAACAAACCATCAAAGACCAGTTGCACCGATATCATTTGTGAAACAACGACATCTGACAATGGGGCTTGTGCTTACGTTGGATGTAAGTTCCAATTGAGATGTAGATGTATTAATTAGCTGTTATCACATTCATAAATAATTCTATGtttcaatgaatgaatgaccaGATCCACCTGCGGATCAAGATCTCACCTGTGAAACTCAGGATTTCCAATCAGTTGAGTGTCTGTGGACAGTGGGACGAAACACACACTTGGCTATCGGGAGTCCAACAAACTATCAACTACTTGAAAGGtatttaacatgtttttttttccagtgacaGGTTTCATCTGAACAAGTTGCTATGAAGAGGGGCTGTAGGATTTTcttattatgatgatgattattataattaattaCAAGGGATCGGTCTAAGCTCAAAATGACGatgcaattgtttttgtaaacacCCTGGTTCTCCCCACATTGGTAATTGCCTAAGTCAGTGAGTGTCCTGAGCCTTCTCAAGTACACAACTAgtcattgtaaaataaatactcaaGTACCTGAAAAATCAAGTGTAGTAGCCAAGTATTCATACTTCATTACTTCTGTTGCTGGTGCGTGGATGTCTGACATCTTGATTCCACAGAAGTGTTAAATGGTGCTGACAAGCATGTGTCATCGTCAACGGTTCAATTGCCCGTTTTGTACTTCCTCATTATTATGTTTCTACAAGACACTTTTGTGGTTTCAATGTTTCAGATTTTCTTTCCCCATtcaacatttgaataaaagtaAATGTGAAAATTAGTGAATTagtaaaaatcacaaaaaattgAAACACTTATTTGTTTTGGCTTTCTTATGCTACAATTATTTCTTGCCTGGACGGTAAAGCACTCTATTTGTAGACTCAGGAAATGAGTACGTTTGTTTGTcttagtttattttatttatgctgAAATGTGTAAGgagtgatgaaaaaaataataacaattaagCATAAACAGTAATGTAATCGAGAGACAAATGATGTGTCGATCACATATACATTTCAGTATATGAGCGAGTAAGGCACATTTCAAAAGGCACATTTCATCCACTGCCATCTTCTTAGTAGCATACATATATCGCTGGCGTTGGGCGGTGTCATCCTGTCTTCAAAATCATCACTTTTCAGGAAACCCCAAAAATGTCAGGTTTGTTCAGCCATCGCATTGTGAAAAAGAGCAAGCCATTTTCAATGGCATGGTGGAGCAGTCTTTGGGCGGTAGGATGAAATGTTAAATAATAGATTCATGTCAGATTAAAATGTATATTCTCTTGGCCTTTGTGTTCCAGTAATTGTGCGGAGGGGTCCAATGGGAGATGCTCTCACAAAGTGCGAGTGGATTTTGGAGAGAGGAATTGGACTTTAAcagcacaaaacaaacttgGTACAGTCAAGCTCACTGATAGGGCAGACCTAACTAAAAGAGGTACATCCGTTTAAACCCTTTCCACGGCCAAAGAAAACACAACTATTGTGAAATCAAAGTTCTTGTTTCTGTCATTTCAGTGCACATGTTTGCCCCACAACAAGTTAAAGTCTCATCAGTGAATGCCAGTAATGTCAGACTAGAGTGGGATTGGGCAATACAAATGTACAACGATTTCAATACAACATGCCAACTAAACATCAGTGATGGAGAAACACATGCAGTAGTGagttaacaaaataaatatataatttatcaaaataataaaataaaacattgttctcCCATACTGACATCCTAGAGAGAATACTATGTTGGAGTTGGTCATAATTTTGCAGTCATATATGACTTGATTCCCAACTGGACATACAAGGTGATGATGCGATGTGGAACAACTGAACATTTCTGGAAGTGGAGCGAGTGGAGCTCAAGTGTCGAGTTCCACACGATGGGCGATGGTTCGTATTTAATAATATTGTGCAATAggctaaacaaacacaatttataAATACAGATTTTGCTTGGTAATTGCACTCAAATTGACTTGTTACACTGTTCTACAGTTCCAGATGCTCTTGATATATGGATGCAGATAAAAGACAGCCAAACTATAATCACTTGGAAAGTAAGCCTGTACTTTATTCTTTTTACCTTGAATTTTTGTCATGACAACTTTAAGCCtagatcagtggttcttaaccgggGGTGCTCGCACCCCCTAGGGTTGCGAGAATGCTTCCTAGGGGGTGCGAGGATaccctgggggaaatttacaatttttcggGGATAATGGTCAGGTAaccgaaaaaagtgaaaaattctggaaatcaacaagtcattgtgttaattggcattagggataatgctaattaagccttatagctgtaaagtaaaccaattattattataataattatttagggttagggttaggggtgcgagaactggttggtgaattgaatggggtgcgaacaaggaaaaaggttaagaaccactggccTAGATcctgaaaattaaaaacaatttccaatgataatataataataaagataTTTTAATCACTTTAGAATAAATATTTGCACATTGTCATTTTCTCGGTTTCTACTCTGCTCCACACAATACCTAATCTTCACTTTTTGTAGGTACCACTGGCCAACCAAAGCCACGGCGACGTCATAGATTATGAAATTAACTGGGCACCAACCTCTGAAAGACAAAATCAATCAAGAGTGATCGTGCACCCAAAGCACAGTTTTGCTCTTCGTCTGGACGCCATGAAAGAGTATGCAGTCAGTGTTATAGCCAGGAATAAATATGGAAACTCTTCTCCTTCAACTATCACCATTccgatcctcaatgcaggtatAATGAAAACGAACAACAGAAGATATGACTATTAAGTAGGATATAAATAggacataaatgtttttttctgtttctatGTATCTATCTTTTTATGGTGTAgtttttcttcacaatgcGTTGTTTTCCCTTAAGAAACACATTTAAGATTAATTCCTGTTATCGGAACAACCTGCAATTTTGCACTTTTgcacttttttcatttaatccAGTTAATTACTTGACTCAaattattaccgtattttccagactataaatcgcagtttttttttcatagtttggccggatgtgcgatttatactcaggagcgacttatatgtgaaattattaacacattactacCTTACTAGTATATCACTTTCACATGTATTTTCACAACTAAACTGCATGAGGGCGCTCTAGACCCGTGGAATATTgtaactgcaactgacgacgagtcagCGCTGCAtctacttccggagtcagcgaAGTTGTTTATAAGAGACACAGgggacgaagatttcgataGATTTAATGagttggagtgacacaaatggttcgataaacttgttatttatgttgtagttatttgaataatatgttatgtcaggcacgttctcagttccttgtttttgtgtttatgtaacgttagcataccgtaccgttcagcctgttgttgcctatttATGTCTGTTTTTGGTGTTGAATTTTGTCAAATGAATTTCCCCCGAAAATGCggcttatactccggtgcgacttagtatttgttttttttcttctttattatgcattttatggatgatgcgacttgtactccggagcgacttatagtccggaaaatacggtacagaATTAGAATTTTCTAGTggtcgttttttttatttttattatgtgtTATAAACAGATGTTCCATCACTAACTTTGAATGCCTGTTTTCTTACAGGAATTAGTAGAGTTAAGTCATCAAGGGCACGAGGCATTAACGGTGGTTTCAACCTGTCTTGGTCCTCCAGTCCAATCGCTAGCTGTGGCTACATCGTGGACTGGTGCCCCATGATAGGCCCGTGCATAGTAGACTGGTTGAGAGTCGCTCCCACTGAAACTAATGTCAGTGTATTTTCAAGTAAGTTAAGTTATTTCTTTTATGTGGGTATGATATCTATATATTTGCATCCACAGAATGACGTGTAAGCACCTTTCTTGTGGTGTGTGTTATGTCTCTCGCAGAAAATTTAAGAGAGGGAGTTAGATACTTGCTATCGATACATGCCTGCACTCAAGGAGCTCCAGTGTTACTTGAGCGACTAGAAGGAtatgtcaaagaaaaaagtaagCTATGTCTTTTGGAGTGAATTGCTTGCGGCCTTCTCGTTTCtgaataaatatatcataaataaatgttgctttgttttccatGTCTCCACTGTTTTGCCAGTCATACAAGACAATCTTTTTAAAACACTGAAATGGAAACAGAGGGATATGGATGTTGTGGTGTCCTGGGATCCTTTAGCTCTGCAAGAGCAGTCTGCTTTCATCAAAGGCTACATTTTATACTATCGGGACCACAACAGCAGCAGTATCATGAATGTCAGTACAGGTAATATTGAactcaattgttttttaacagATGGACACAGttaacacacaaaatgatCAAGTAGTTGGCTTTGCGCATTTCTCTGTACAGGTCAAAGATTTATTCTACTTTAAGATGTGTTctgtttttaataattt
Protein-coding sequences here:
- the LOC119131790 gene encoding leukemia inhibitory factor receptor-like isoform X1 — translated: MITWLLFVSLFCNSAQDGNLKDEAVFHCGPKNIKVTTSDHRILVTWEDDQMCMSVHDVLMYELEVLIADKPVHYKEVAVTPDQIGSTHSWSWSPHLPLECASLTIQLRSRSENWTSQWEREQLIPAGHIHSVMPEVYPRDEIFQVGSKATFCCVLPTGGVLRKLYLTGQSSTNREISKINNHTYTLTVDLNKPSKTSCTDIICETTTSDNGACAYVGYPPADQDLTCETQDFQSVECLWTVGRNTHLAIGSPTNYQLLESNCAEGSNGRCSHKVRVDFGERNWTLTAQNKLGTVKLTDRADLTKRVHMFAPQQVKVSSVNASNVRLEWDWAIQMYNDFNTTCQLNISDGETHAVREYYVGVGHNFAVIYDLIPNWTYKVMMRCGTTEHFWKWSEWSSSVEFHTMGDVPDALDIWMQIKDSQTIITWKVPLANQSHGDVIDYEINWAPTSERQNQSRVIVHPKHSFALRLDAMKEYAVSVIARNKYGNSSPSTITIPILNAGISRVKSSRARGINGGFNLSWSSSPIASCGYIVDWCPMIGPCIVDWLRVAPTETNVSVFSKNLREGVRYLLSIHACTQGAPVLLERLEGYVKEKIIQDNLFKTLKWKQRDMDVVVSWDPLALQEQSAFIKGYILYYRDHNSSSIMNVSTDNPQDTSLTARNLQISSYTFTVKANTTVGQCGATSIIVTLNSLTDNLIKAVGITIATIFVLLCLIVTLCYRNWECIKLKVYPPIPMPVLKDKWMTSLTKQSWRPVFVEMNHQAEAELLAIPELHCKSEPPMMGCADQENVSSETTNGCCNEPVEKLATHSTTVPCQLPLLPPSPPPQSLSLAKDEHLNPSLNLNSSNSLATGSNGYQPQKQREHLEEAPHNPLPCVLTYISLP
- the LOC119131790 gene encoding leukemia inhibitory factor receptor-like isoform X2 codes for the protein MITWLLFVSLFCNSAQDGNLKDEAVFHCGPKNIKVTTSDHRILVTWEDDQMCMSVHDVLMYELEVLIADKPVHYKEVAVTPDQIGSTHSWSWSPHLPLECASLTIQLRSRSENWTSQWEREQLIPGHIHSVMPEVYPRDEIFQVGSKATFCCVLPTGGVLRKLYLTGQSSTNREISKINNHTYTLTVDLNKPSKTSCTDIICETTTSDNGACAYVGYPPADQDLTCETQDFQSVECLWTVGRNTHLAIGSPTNYQLLESNCAEGSNGRCSHKVRVDFGERNWTLTAQNKLGTVKLTDRADLTKRVHMFAPQQVKVSSVNASNVRLEWDWAIQMYNDFNTTCQLNISDGETHAVREYYVGVGHNFAVIYDLIPNWTYKVMMRCGTTEHFWKWSEWSSSVEFHTMGDVPDALDIWMQIKDSQTIITWKVPLANQSHGDVIDYEINWAPTSERQNQSRVIVHPKHSFALRLDAMKEYAVSVIARNKYGNSSPSTITIPILNAGISRVKSSRARGINGGFNLSWSSSPIASCGYIVDWCPMIGPCIVDWLRVAPTETNVSVFSKNLREGVRYLLSIHACTQGAPVLLERLEGYVKEKIIQDNLFKTLKWKQRDMDVVVSWDPLALQEQSAFIKGYILYYRDHNSSSIMNVSTDNPQDTSLTARNLQISSYTFTVKANTTVGQCGATSIIVTLNSLTDNLIKAVGITIATIFVLLCLIVTLCYRNWECIKLKVYPPIPMPVLKDKWMTSLTKQSWRPVFVEMNHQAEAELLAIPELHCKSEPPMMGCADQENVSSETTNGCCNEPVEKLATHSTTVPCQLPLLPPSPPPQSLSLAKDEHLNPSLNLNSSNSLATGSNGYQPQKQREHLEEAPHNPLPCVLTYISLP